In Desulfobulbus oralis, one DNA window encodes the following:
- a CDS encoding peptidylprolyl isomerase yields the protein MHCTGIRQSLLLSALFVCTLCFTALPASSPAAPKPNAQKGAQVKENTMKDGLYAKISTERGDILLRLFYDKTPLTVINFAGLAMGTVGPKKGQPFYDGLTFHRVIADFMIQGGCPLGTGSGTPGYAFPDEIDATLRHDNAGVLSMANAGPNTNGSQFFITHTATPHLDGKHTVFGQVVTGQQVVDAIRQGDHIQHIEIIRQGAEAERFKIDQESFNAALIARKAAAAKAQKSQQEAMEKRVKTRWPKAHRTASGLYTVLVEEGSGSTPAQGTKIKVHYTGRLLSNDREFDSSRRRGEPIEFPVGTGMVIKGWDEGLAMMKKGEHRILIIPPELGYGTRGAGGGLIPPDAWLVFDVELVDF from the coding sequence ATGCACTGCACAGGCATCAGACAGAGCCTGCTTCTGTCCGCTCTCTTCGTTTGTACCCTCTGTTTCACGGCGCTGCCGGCCTCGAGCCCGGCGGCCCCAAAGCCAAACGCCCAAAAAGGCGCCCAAGTCAAGGAAAACACCATGAAAGACGGACTTTACGCCAAAATAAGCACCGAGAGGGGCGATATCCTTCTGCGACTGTTTTACGACAAAACCCCGCTCACGGTCATCAACTTCGCGGGACTGGCCATGGGTACGGTCGGCCCCAAAAAGGGTCAGCCTTTTTATGACGGCCTCACCTTTCACCGTGTCATCGCCGATTTCATGATTCAGGGCGGCTGCCCCCTGGGCACCGGCTCCGGCACGCCCGGCTATGCGTTCCCGGACGAGATCGATGCCACGCTGCGGCACGACAACGCGGGGGTGCTCTCCATGGCCAATGCCGGCCCAAACACCAATGGCAGCCAGTTCTTCATCACCCACACGGCCACCCCGCACCTGGACGGCAAGCACACGGTGTTCGGCCAGGTGGTGACAGGACAGCAAGTGGTCGACGCCATCCGCCAGGGCGACCATATCCAACACATCGAAATCATCCGCCAGGGAGCCGAGGCCGAGCGCTTCAAAATCGACCAGGAATCCTTCAATGCCGCGCTCATAGCCAGGAAAGCCGCGGCGGCCAAAGCGCAAAAGAGCCAACAGGAGGCCATGGAAAAACGCGTCAAAACCCGCTGGCCCAAGGCGCACCGTACCGCTTCCGGTCTCTACACCGTTCTGGTCGAGGAGGGCAGCGGCTCCACGCCGGCCCAGGGCACCAAGATCAAGGTACACTACACAGGCAGGCTCTTGAGCAACGACAGGGAGTTCGACAGCTCGCGCCGCCGGGGGGAACCCATCGAGTTTCCGGTCGGCACCGGCATGGTCATCAAGGGCTGGGATGAAGGCCTGGCCATGATGAAGAAGGGGGAACACCGCATCCTCATCATTCCGCCGGAGCTCGGGTACGGCACGCGCGGTGCAGGCGGCGGGCTCATCCCGCCGGACGCCTGGCTGGTCTTTGACGTGGAACTGGTGGATTTCTGA
- a CDS encoding indolepyruvate ferredoxin oxidoreductase subunit alpha, translated as MYEITVDKAKCTGDEECVNACPGQVLELVDGKAEPVHSDECLGCETCVEVCPADAITVKEM; from the coding sequence ATGTATGAGATTACTGTAGACAAGGCCAAATGCACGGGTGATGAAGAATGCGTCAACGCCTGCCCTGGTCAGGTTCTGGAGCTGGTTGACGGCAAGGCCGAACCGGTGCATTCCGACGAATGCCTGGGTTGCGAGACCTGCGTTGAAGTTTGTCCGGCCGATGCGATTACCGTCAAGGAAATGTAA
- the alr gene encoding alanine racemase, with amino-acid sequence MEASKRVIVSRAALVHNFALCRRQANGAGIIALVKADAYGHGMLECARLFANLGAAGLAVADAVEGVALREAGLAVPIYVLAGLAPQTVPGIVAHNLTPLVSDGAMLERLAHEAQRQKRVCTVHLKVDVGMGRQGALPEDFPELTRKALSLPAIQIGGMMAHLPKADDRNSDHSERARDAFARVSAVARALVPYPLFCHLASSGALFYVADSRFDQVRPGIALYGCYPGGAAGKKSAGAPDLRPAMSWTADILLVRQVPAGHSIGYDCTWITKRPTKMAVLPLGYADGYLRRLSNRGQVLIAGRRAPVLGRVSMNLTVVDVTDIPGVDAGDEAVLLGRQGADEITADELAGWMETINYEALCLIGRLNRRVYQD; translated from the coding sequence ATGGAAGCATCGAAACGGGTCATTGTCAGCCGAGCGGCTTTGGTCCACAACTTTGCACTGTGCCGCAGGCAGGCGAATGGCGCGGGCATTATCGCTTTGGTCAAGGCCGATGCCTACGGCCATGGCATGCTGGAGTGCGCCCGCCTCTTTGCCAATCTGGGTGCAGCCGGGCTCGCGGTTGCCGATGCGGTGGAAGGTGTGGCCCTGCGCGAGGCGGGTCTTGCCGTACCGATTTATGTACTGGCCGGGCTGGCCCCGCAGACGGTCCCTGGCATTGTGGCCCACAATCTGACGCCTTTGGTGAGCGATGGGGCCATGTTGGAGCGGCTTGCCCACGAGGCCCAGCGGCAGAAGCGGGTTTGCACCGTGCATCTGAAGGTGGATGTCGGCATGGGCCGGCAGGGTGCGCTGCCGGAGGATTTTCCGGAGCTGACCAGAAAGGCGCTCTCGCTGCCGGCCATACAAATCGGCGGGATGATGGCCCATCTGCCCAAGGCGGACGACCGGAACAGCGATCATTCAGAGCGGGCCAGGGATGCCTTTGCCAGGGTGAGCGCGGTCGCCCGGGCGCTCGTGCCCTATCCCCTTTTCTGTCATCTGGCCAGCAGCGGGGCCCTGTTTTATGTCGCAGACTCCAGATTTGACCAGGTGCGGCCGGGCATTGCCCTTTACGGTTGTTATCCCGGCGGGGCGGCTGGGAAAAAATCGGCTGGCGCGCCGGATCTCCGGCCTGCCATGAGCTGGACGGCCGATATTCTTTTGGTGCGTCAGGTGCCGGCAGGCCACAGCATTGGCTATGACTGCACCTGGATCACGAAGCGGCCCACCAAAATGGCCGTTTTGCCGCTCGGCTATGCGGACGGTTATCTGCGCAGGCTCTCGAACCGGGGGCAGGTCCTGATTGCCGGTCGCCGGGCGCCGGTTCTGGGCCGTGTGTCCATGAACCTGACTGTGGTGGATGTGACCGATATCCCGGGCGTCGATGCCGGCGACGAGGCGGTGCTTCTGGGCCGGCAGGGAGCGGATGAAATTACGGCCGACGAGCTGGCCGGCTGGATGGAGACCATCAATTACGAAGCGCTCTGTCTGATTGGCCGGCTGAACCGGCGTGTTTACCAGGATTGA
- the argS gene encoding arginine--tRNA ligase, which yields MIKSQVKACLERCVALGAQQGYWPEDAAKSCGIEVPKRAEQGDFSTNFAMMTAGRMQARARDLAARLVELLAREPMFAKVEIAGPGFVNFFLKPSIWAQVLAPVYGQDEKFGCSETGVGKRVLVEFVSANPTGPLSVGHGRNAVLGDAIARVLTAAGYTVQREYYFNDAGRQMRVLGASTRARCMELLGLPSEFPEDGYQGGYIYDIAKDLVAAKGQALRDAPDQLFIEQAREAIFQDIQNTLARIGIRFDSYFNERSLYEQGLLEKVVADLRARDLVYEKDNATWFKSSAFGQEQDRVIIKSSGEPTYRLPDIAYHREKFARGFDWMINIFGSDHIATVPDVLAGLRALGLDDSRVTVVLYQFVTLMRGGKQVKMSTRRATFVTVDELVDEVGSDAMRFFFLMRKPDNLIEFDLDLAKQQSQENPVYYVQYAHARLCSIERQAKELGVALPTAAEAGDTALLGRLDLPEELTLLKMLAAYPELIADAARDLAPHRLVFYLMELAGAFHSYYNRHKVLGEDAELSRARLLLAGALKKVLRNGLALIGLTAPERM from the coding sequence ATGATCAAATCACAGGTTAAGGCGTGTCTGGAGCGGTGCGTGGCTCTGGGGGCGCAACAGGGCTACTGGCCGGAGGATGCGGCGAAGTCCTGCGGCATCGAGGTGCCCAAGCGGGCGGAGCAGGGGGATTTTTCCACCAATTTTGCCATGATGACCGCAGGCAGAATGCAGGCCAGGGCCCGGGATCTTGCGGCCAGGCTGGTGGAGCTTTTGGCCCGGGAGCCGATGTTTGCCAAAGTGGAAATAGCCGGCCCCGGTTTCGTCAATTTCTTCCTGAAGCCTTCGATATGGGCCCAGGTGCTGGCGCCGGTGTACGGGCAGGACGAAAAATTTGGCTGTTCGGAGACTGGCGTGGGCAAAAGGGTGCTGGTGGAATTCGTGAGCGCCAACCCGACCGGGCCCCTGAGCGTCGGCCATGGCCGCAACGCGGTGCTGGGCGACGCCATTGCCCGTGTGCTGACGGCAGCCGGCTACACGGTGCAGCGCGAGTACTACTTCAACGACGCGGGCCGCCAGATGCGGGTTCTGGGCGCTTCCACCAGGGCCCGCTGCATGGAGCTCTTGGGCCTGCCGTCCGAGTTCCCGGAAGACGGCTATCAGGGCGGCTACATCTACGATATTGCCAAAGACCTGGTGGCGGCAAAGGGGCAGGCGCTCAGGGATGCGCCGGACCAGCTCTTCATCGAGCAGGCCCGCGAGGCGATCTTCCAGGACATTCAGAACACGCTGGCCCGCATCGGCATCCGCTTTGACAGCTATTTCAACGAACGTTCGCTCTATGAGCAGGGTTTGCTCGAAAAGGTGGTGGCTGACCTGCGCGCCAGAGATCTGGTGTACGAAAAGGACAATGCCACCTGGTTCAAAAGCTCGGCTTTCGGGCAGGAGCAGGACAGGGTCATCATCAAGAGCAGTGGCGAGCCGACCTACCGGCTTCCGGACATCGCCTATCACCGGGAGAAATTTGCCCGCGGCTTTGACTGGATGATCAACATCTTCGGCTCCGATCACATCGCCACGGTGCCGGATGTCCTGGCCGGCCTGCGGGCGCTGGGCCTGGACGACAGCCGGGTCACGGTGGTGCTTTACCAGTTCGTCACCCTGATGCGCGGCGGCAAGCAGGTGAAGATGTCCACCCGCAGGGCCACCTTTGTCACTGTGGATGAGCTGGTGGATGAGGTGGGCAGTGATGCCATGCGCTTCTTCTTTTTGATGCGCAAGCCGGACAACCTGATCGAGTTCGATCTGGATCTGGCCAAGCAGCAGAGTCAGGAAAATCCGGTGTACTACGTGCAGTACGCCCATGCCCGCCTGTGCAGCATAGAACGGCAGGCGAAAGAGCTGGGCGTGGCACTGCCCACGGCCGCCGAGGCCGGCGATACCGCCCTGCTGGGCCGGCTGGACCTGCCGGAGGAGCTGACGCTTTTGAAAATGCTGGCCGCATATCCGGAATTGATCGCCGATGCGGCCCGGGATCTTGCGCCGCACCGACTTGTGTTTTATCTGATGGAGCTGGCCGGGGCCTTCCACAGCTATTACAACAGGCACAAGGTGCTGGGCGAGGATGCCGAACTGAGCCGGGCCAGGCTTTTGCTGGCCGGCGCACTGAAAAAGGTGCTCAGAAACGGCCTTGCCCTGATTGGCCTGACTGCGCCGGAGCGGATGTAG
- a CDS encoding DMT family transporter, producing the protein MGFSNRQSGVFLVLAAAMLWGTSGTAQRFAPGGYDPLVIGALRLLVGGAALLCLAVWRRELGHFHDWNWPQVLGAALCISSYQLCFFAGVHLTGVAVGTMVAIGCAPVLSGFFGHFLFGERLRPRWWLATLLAVTGCTLLGLGSAALHVNIWGILLALGAGLVYAAYNFFLKALLARHPPTAVVAVASGGGALLLLPVLWRCDPLWLLQWRSVAVALYLGLVTLALSYWLLARGLRGLPASTVVTLGLAEPVTATLLGLVVLGERLHGLSAAGIVLVFAGLLVLAAPLPRRGAGQGRIGGREET; encoded by the coding sequence ATGGGCTTTTCCAACCGGCAAAGCGGGGTTTTTCTGGTGCTGGCCGCTGCCATGCTTTGGGGTACCTCCGGTACGGCCCAGCGTTTTGCGCCTGGGGGTTATGATCCTCTGGTCATTGGCGCGCTGCGCCTGCTGGTGGGGGGCGCGGCGCTGCTGTGCCTGGCGGTCTGGCGGCGGGAGCTGGGGCATTTCCATGACTGGAACTGGCCGCAGGTTTTGGGCGCGGCGCTTTGCATCAGCAGCTATCAGCTTTGCTTTTTTGCCGGCGTGCATCTGACCGGGGTGGCCGTGGGCACCATGGTGGCCATTGGCTGTGCACCGGTTTTGAGCGGTTTTTTCGGCCACTTTCTTTTCGGTGAAAGACTCAGACCTCGCTGGTGGCTGGCAACCTTGCTGGCAGTGACGGGCTGCACGCTGCTGGGCCTGGGCAGCGCCGCCCTGCACGTGAACATCTGGGGTATTTTGCTTGCCCTGGGCGCGGGTCTTGTGTATGCGGCCTACAATTTTTTTCTGAAGGCACTCCTGGCCAGGCATCCGCCCACGGCCGTGGTGGCAGTGGCAAGTGGCGGCGGCGCGCTGCTGCTCCTGCCGGTTTTGTGGCGTTGCGATCCGCTCTGGCTGCTGCAGTGGCGCAGTGTGGCGGTGGCCCTGTATCTGGGTCTGGTCACGCTGGCGCTTTCCTACTGGCTGCTGGCGCGTGGCCTGCGCGGTTTGCCCGCATCCACGGTGGTGACGCTGGGACTGGCCGAGCCGGTGACCGCAACCCTGCTGGGCCTGGTGGTGCTGGGCGAACGGCTGCACGGCCTGTCGGCGGCAGGTATTGTCCTGGTCTTTGCGGGTCTTTTGGTTTTGGCCGCTCCATTGCCGCGCAGGGGGGCGGGGCAGGGGCGCATTGGCGGGCGGGAGGAAACATGA
- a CDS encoding N-acetyltransferase, producing the protein MNGHGGQPGRIRPARMGDVHRIHEMLNGFADQRLMLPRAVSSIYDHLRDFVVYAEGEQLFGICALQICWDNLAEIRSLAVDVSRQKMGIGRSLVSSCLDEARLLEIGQVFTLTYQAPFFRKLGFQDTDKQLLPHKIWSDCLHCPKFPDCDEDALIWRAGA; encoded by the coding sequence ATGAACGGGCATGGGGGACAGCCGGGCCGCATCCGGCCCGCACGCATGGGCGATGTGCACCGCATCCACGAGATGCTGAACGGCTTTGCGGACCAGCGCCTGATGCTGCCCCGGGCGGTCAGCTCCATCTATGATCACCTGCGCGATTTTGTGGTCTATGCGGAAGGCGAGCAGCTTTTCGGCATCTGCGCGCTCCAGATCTGCTGGGACAATCTGGCGGAGATTCGTTCGCTCGCGGTGGATGTCAGTCGCCAGAAGATGGGCATTGGCCGCAGCCTGGTGAGTTCCTGTCTGGACGAGGCCAGGCTGCTGGAGATCGGACAGGTCTTTACGCTCACCTATCAGGCGCCCTTTTTCCGCAAACTGGGTTTTCAGGATACGGACAAGCAGCTTCTGCCCCACAAGATCTGGAGCGACTGCCTGCATTGCCCGAAATTTCCGGACTGCGACGAGGATGCCCTGATCTGGCGGGCGGGCGCGTAG
- the secA gene encoding preprotein translocase subunit SecA, with amino-acid sequence MLGKALAKVFGSKNDRMIRQYRQIVARINGLEEGVSGLDDARLAAKTVEFRERIAQGESLDALLPEAFAVVREAARRTLGERHYDVQLIGGIVLHEGKIAEMKTGEGKTLTSTAPIYLNALAGKGVHVVTVNDYLAKRDVEWMGQIYRFLGLNTGCIVHGLDDRERREAYAADVTYGTNNEFGFDYLRDNMKFSLADYCQRGFSYAIVDEVDSILIDEARTPLIISGPAEMSTDLYAKVDAIMPRFRKEEHYTVDEKARQAMFTDEGVELAERLLEVDNLYDTANMMLLHHMEQALKAHALFKRDVDYIVRDGKVIIVDEFTGRTMEGRRYSDGLHQALEAKERVRIEQENQTLASITFQNYFRMYDKLAGMTGTADTEAAEFKQIYGLDVVVIPTHEKMSRQDYADVIYKNQEAKYRNIVREIKARHESGQPILVGTVSIDVSEKISGMLSKEGIPHDVLNAKQHEREAEIVAGAGQKGRVTIATNMAGRGTDIKLGEGVRELGGLHILGTSRHESRRIDNQLRGRSGRQGDPGSSRFYLSLEDDLLRIFGSNRLTFLMDKLGMDEDEPIEHSMVTKAIENAQRKVEGHNFDIRKHLLEYDDVMNKQREVIYSQRRAILEGTDVHALVADIMQELVAEIAAEFAQSSVPAEEWDWQGLDERLLQQFNLKLGWNDEEKQGLRKKADLQAKVQEAVDAAYAGREQANGPEQMRQLERMVLLQILDTLWKEHLLQMDRLKEGIGLRGYGQKNPLLEYKKEGYNLFAKLMQAINQHTVSNLMRIQIVREDELARMEEEQRIQRERQMAQAKRVERQDGEAPAPQPVQREGKVGRNALCPCGSGKKYKKCCGRFS; translated from the coding sequence ATGCTGGGAAAAGCTCTGGCCAAGGTGTTTGGCAGCAAAAATGACCGCATGATCCGGCAGTACCGCCAGATCGTCGCCCGGATCAACGGGCTGGAAGAGGGCGTGAGCGGACTGGATGATGCCCGGCTTGCCGCCAAAACCGTGGAGTTCAGGGAGCGCATCGCGCAGGGCGAATCCCTGGACGCGCTGCTGCCCGAGGCCTTTGCCGTGGTGCGCGAAGCGGCCAGGCGGACACTCGGCGAGCGGCACTACGACGTGCAGCTCATCGGCGGCATCGTGCTGCACGAGGGCAAGATCGCGGAGATGAAGACCGGCGAAGGCAAGACCCTGACGTCCACTGCGCCGATTTATCTGAACGCGCTCGCCGGCAAGGGCGTGCATGTGGTCACGGTGAACGACTATCTGGCCAAACGCGATGTGGAGTGGATGGGCCAGATCTACCGCTTTCTGGGGCTGAACACCGGCTGCATCGTGCACGGGCTGGATGACAGGGAGCGCCGCGAGGCCTATGCCGCGGACGTGACCTACGGCACCAATAACGAGTTCGGCTTCGACTATCTGCGCGACAACATGAAGTTTTCGCTGGCCGATTACTGCCAGCGCGGCTTCAGCTATGCCATTGTGGACGAGGTGGACTCCATCCTGATCGACGAGGCCAGAACCCCGCTTATCATTTCCGGCCCGGCGGAGATGTCCACCGATCTGTACGCCAAGGTGGACGCCATCATGCCCAGGTTCAGGAAGGAGGAGCACTACACGGTGGACGAAAAGGCCCGGCAGGCCATGTTCACCGACGAAGGCGTGGAGCTGGCGGAGCGGCTTCTGGAGGTGGACAACCTCTATGACACCGCGAACATGATGCTCCTGCACCACATGGAGCAGGCCCTGAAGGCCCACGCGCTGTTCAAAAGGGATGTGGACTACATTGTCCGGGACGGCAAGGTGATCATTGTCGATGAATTCACTGGCCGTACCATGGAGGGCCGCCGCTATTCCGACGGCCTGCACCAGGCCCTGGAGGCCAAGGAGCGCGTCAGGATCGAGCAGGAAAACCAGACGCTGGCCTCCATCACCTTCCAGAATTACTTCCGCATGTACGACAAGCTGGCGGGCATGACCGGCACTGCCGACACCGAGGCGGCCGAGTTCAAGCAGATCTACGGTCTGGACGTGGTCGTCATCCCGACCCACGAAAAGATGAGCCGCCAGGACTATGCGGACGTGATCTACAAGAACCAGGAAGCCAAGTACCGCAATATCGTCAGGGAAATCAAGGCGCGCCACGAGAGCGGCCAGCCGATTCTGGTGGGCACCGTTTCCATCGACGTTTCGGAGAAGATCAGCGGCATGCTGAGCAAGGAGGGCATTCCCCATGATGTCCTGAATGCCAAGCAGCACGAGCGGGAGGCCGAGATCGTGGCCGGCGCCGGTCAGAAGGGCCGGGTCACCATTGCCACCAACATGGCCGGCCGCGGCACGGACATCAAACTGGGCGAGGGCGTGCGCGAGCTGGGCGGCCTGCACATTCTGGGCACCAGCCGCCACGAGAGCCGCCGTATCGACAATCAGCTCCGCGGTCGCTCCGGCCGTCAGGGCGATCCGGGCAGCTCCCGTTTCTATCTTTCCCTGGAAGATGATCTCCTGCGTATCTTCGGCTCCAACCGCCTGACCTTTCTCATGGACAAGCTGGGTATGGACGAAGACGAGCCCATCGAGCATTCGATGGTCACCAAGGCCATTGAAAACGCCCAGCGCAAGGTGGAAGGCCACAACTTTGACATCAGAAAGCACCTGCTCGAGTATGACGATGTCATGAACAAGCAGCGCGAGGTGATTTACAGCCAGCGCCGGGCCATTCTGGAAGGCACAGACGTGCATGCGCTGGTTGCCGACATCATGCAGGAACTGGTGGCGGAGATTGCGGCCGAGTTCGCCCAGTCCAGCGTGCCTGCCGAGGAGTGGGACTGGCAGGGCCTGGACGAGCGGCTCCTGCAGCAGTTCAACCTGAAGCTGGGCTGGAACGACGAGGAAAAACAGGGGCTGCGGAAGAAGGCGGACCTGCAGGCCAAAGTGCAGGAGGCGGTGGATGCGGCCTATGCGGGCCGGGAACAGGCCAACGGCCCGGAGCAGATGCGCCAGCTCGAGCGCATGGTCCTGCTGCAGATCCTGGATACGCTCTGGAAGGAGCACCTGCTGCAGATGGACCGCCTGAAGGAAGGCATTGGTCTGCGCGGTTATGGCCAGAAAAATCCGCTGCTGGAGTACAAGAAGGAAGGCTACAACCTCTTTGCCAAGCTGATGCAGGCCATCAATCAGCATACGGTCAGCAACCTCATGCGCATCCAGATCGTGCGGGAGGACGAGCTGGCCAGGATGGAGGAGGAACAGCGCATCCAGCGGGAGCGCCAGATGGCTCAGGCCAAACGGGTCGAGCGGCAGGACGGGGAAGCGCCCGCTCCCCAGCCGGTGCAGCGGGAAGGGAAGGTCGGCCGCAACGCGCTCTGTCCCTGCGGTTCCGGCAAGAAATACAAGAAGTGCTGCGGCCGCTTCTCCTGA
- a CDS encoding AAA family ATPase — MVQEVGRHVLGKEHQVRLAICCLLAQGHLLIEDLPGIGKTTLAKVLARILGLEFRRIQCTSDMLPGDILGVSIFDQKTGGFHFHPGPIFTQVLLADEINRSTPKTQSALLEAMEEYQVSLDGATHPLARPFWLLATQNPLEQAGVYPLPESQLDRFLFRITLGYPEREAERRLLARGGTGSSTALAGIRPLASARLVVQLQAIARRVHLSDTLIAYVQELLAFSRNSGQFAVGLSPRAGLALLAAAQAWALMASRDFVLPEDVQAVLPAVVGHRLRSADTLVEPGPEALRQAFAGVHVPA; from the coding sequence ATGGTACAGGAGGTGGGCCGCCACGTCCTGGGCAAGGAACATCAGGTGCGCCTGGCCATCTGCTGCCTTCTGGCCCAGGGGCACCTGCTCATTGAAGACCTGCCAGGCATCGGCAAGACCACGCTGGCCAAGGTGCTGGCCCGGATTCTGGGCCTCGAATTCCGGCGCATCCAGTGCACGAGCGACATGCTGCCGGGCGACATTCTGGGCGTCTCCATCTTTGACCAGAAAACGGGAGGCTTCCATTTCCATCCCGGCCCGATCTTCACCCAGGTCCTGCTGGCCGACGAGATCAACCGAAGCACACCCAAGACGCAGAGCGCGCTGCTGGAGGCCATGGAAGAATACCAGGTCTCGCTGGACGGCGCGACCCATCCGCTGGCCCGGCCCTTCTGGCTGCTGGCCACCCAGAATCCTCTGGAACAGGCCGGCGTCTACCCGCTGCCGGAATCCCAGCTCGACCGCTTCCTTTTCCGTATCACTCTGGGTTATCCGGAAAGGGAGGCGGAGCGGCGACTGCTGGCCCGGGGCGGCACGGGCAGCAGCACGGCGCTGGCCGGAATCCGGCCGCTTGCCAGCGCCAGGCTCGTGGTGCAGTTGCAGGCAATCGCCCGCAGGGTGCACCTTTCCGACACGCTGATCGCCTATGTGCAGGAGCTGCTGGCCTTCAGCCGCAACTCCGGCCAGTTCGCTGTGGGCCTGTCGCCCCGGGCCGGGCTGGCGCTGCTGGCTGCGGCACAGGCCTGGGCGCTCATGGCGAGCCGCGACTTTGTGCTGCCGGAGGACGTACAGGCGGTCCTGCCCGCTGTCGTCGGCCATCGCCTGCGCTCTGCCGACACGCTCGTCGAGCCGGGGCCCGAGGCGCTGCGGCAGGCCTTTGCCGGGGTGCACGTTCCGGCATGA
- a CDS encoding DUF58 domain-containing protein yields the protein MSAEIRTAKPLPRLTRLLPYCPLPHGCALRPTFYGFVYLGMVLALLLGSINYNNNLGYLLTFLLGGLLLVSLRQTWLNVQDVLPVSARAEPAFAGGVARVLLQVRAESEHLALQLSLAPDCRVLTDVAAGALSSVELALPVRQRGLQRCEHLTVASTFPFGLVECQRQVLLALSCLVYPTPIRTAFVSRSQGDDNEARQPAHMSVAAGFDFSGINAYRPGDSLNRIHWKSLARGQGLHVTEFEEENRGGAFLALALIPGGNLEHRLSRLCHLVLLASSRDLRYGLDLGTTIIQPDHGPRHRERCLEALALYPGGARS from the coding sequence ATGAGCGCCGAGATCCGGACAGCCAAGCCGCTGCCGCGTCTGACCCGCCTTTTGCCGTACTGTCCCCTGCCGCACGGCTGTGCGCTGCGCCCCACCTTTTACGGCTTTGTCTATTTGGGCATGGTGCTCGCCCTGCTCCTCGGCTCCATCAACTACAACAACAATCTGGGCTATCTGCTCACCTTTCTTCTGGGCGGGCTTCTGCTCGTGTCCCTGCGCCAGACCTGGCTGAACGTGCAGGATGTGCTTCCTGTCTCGGCCCGGGCGGAACCGGCCTTTGCCGGCGGCGTGGCCCGGGTGCTCCTGCAGGTGCGGGCGGAGAGCGAGCACTTGGCGCTGCAGTTGTCACTGGCGCCGGACTGCCGGGTGCTGACCGATGTAGCGGCAGGGGCGCTCAGCTCCGTGGAACTGGCGCTGCCGGTGCGGCAACGCGGCCTGCAGCGCTGCGAGCACCTGACAGTCGCCAGCACCTTTCCTTTTGGTCTCGTGGAATGCCAAAGGCAGGTGTTGCTGGCCCTGTCCTGCCTGGTCTACCCGACGCCCATCCGTACAGCCTTTGTCAGCCGGTCACAGGGAGATGACAACGAGGCGCGACAGCCCGCCCACATGAGCGTCGCTGCGGGCTTCGATTTTTCGGGTATCAACGCCTACCGGCCCGGCGACAGCCTGAACCGCATTCACTGGAAGAGCCTGGCTCGCGGGCAGGGCCTGCATGTCACGGAATTTGAGGAGGAAAACCGGGGCGGAGCCTTTCTGGCGCTGGCCCTGATACCGGGCGGCAACCTCGAGCACAGGCTCTCCCGCCTCTGCCATCTGGTGCTGCTCGCCTCCAGTCGTGATCTGCGCTATGGGCTGGATCTGGGCACGACCATCATCCAGCCCGACCACGGCCCTCGTCACCGGGAGCGCTGCCTGGAGGCGCTGGCCCTCTACCCGGGGGGAGCTCGCTCATGA